CTGGGAGAAGCTGGGCATTCTTCCCGGCGGCGCGAATGCGGAGATCGTCAAGGGCGTGGTGAAGTGCTCGACGAATCTCAATTCCGACCCGGTGGATATGCTGCTCACTTGTCTAAAACTGGGGATTTCCACGGGGCTTTACGGCCTGACGCTCACGAATCTTTTGAACGACGTGATGCTCGGAGAGCCGGAGATACGTCTGGCGCTGGTCGGTCTTGGCGTGATCGACCCCGACTATATCAATATCATGATTACCGGACACCAGCATTCCTGTTTTTCCTATCTCCAGGACCGTCTCACCGATCCTGACGTCACGGCGAAGGCCATAGCCGCGGGTGCGAAGGGTTTTCGCCTTGTGGGCTGTACCTGCGTGGGGCAAGATCTGCAGCTGCGCGGCGCTCATTATGAGGAGGTATTTGTCGGGCACGCCGGCAATAACTATACCTCGGAGGCGGTGCTCGCGACAGGCGCGATCGACGCGGTGCTCTCGGAGTTCAACTGCACGCTGCCCGGAATCGAGCCGATCTGCGAGGCGCTCAATATAAAGCAGATCTGTCTCGACGACGTGGCGAAGAAGTCAAACGCCGAGTATATGCCCTTTATCTTTGCAAGCCGCGAGAGCGACAGCGGACGCATCATCGACGCCGTCATCGCCTCGTACCGGGCGCGCCGCGGAGAGGTCGCTCTGAATCTTCTGCCGGAGCACGGCAACCAGGACACGCTGACGGGCGTTTCGGAGGTCTCGCTCAAGGATTTTCTCGGCGGCAACTGGAAGCCTCTCATCGACCTCATAGTCTCCGGCGAGATCAAAGGCGTCGCCGGCGTAGTCGGCTGCTCAAATCTTACCTTTGGCGGCCATGACGTACTGACGGTCGAATTGACAAAGGAGCTTATCAAGCGCGACATAATCGTCCTCTCCGCGGGCTGCTCGTCGGGCGGCCTTGAAAACTGCGGGCTGATGTCGCCGGCCGCCGCCGAGCTTGCGGGGCCGAAGCTCAAAGCGATATGCAAAAAACTCGGTATTCCGCCGGTGCTCAACTTTGGCCCCTGCCTCGCGATCGGGCGGCTTGAGATCGTGGCGACGGAGCTTGCGGCGGCGATAGGCATCGACCTGCCGCAGATGCCGCTCGTCCTCTCCGCGCCGCAGTGGCTGGAGGAGCAGGCGCTTGCAGACGGAGCCTTCGGGCTTGCGCTCGGACTGCCGCTCCATCTTGGCGAGGCGCCCTTCATCACCGGCAGCAAGGTTGTGGTGGATGTGCTTACAGAGCAGATGAAATCTCTTACGGGAGGGCAGGTTATCATCGATCCCGACGCAGTGTCGGCGGCGGACAAGCTTGAGGGAATCATACTCGAGAAGCGGGCCGCGCTGGGGATCTGAGATGGAAAGGAGCGTGCGGCTATGAAACGTATCTTTATTGACGCCGATAAGTGCGACGGGTGCATGAACTGTTCTCTTGCGTGTATGAACGCCCACCGCAGGGACGGGATAGATAACATCTATTCCCTTGATTTGAACGACCCTGAGAATGAGAGCCGCAATTTTATTCTGCAGGACGGTGAGAAGCATTACCGCCCGCTCTTCTGCCGCCACTGCGACGAGCCTATGTGTGTCGTGAGCTGCATGAGCGGCGCGATGCGCAAGAATCCCGAGACTGGGCTTGTCGAGTATGACGAGGCTAAGTGCGGCGCCTGCTATATGTGCGTCATGAACTGCCCTTACGGCGTGCCGAAACCGGATACCGCGACGCGCAGCGTTGTGATAAAGTGTGACTTCTGCGCCGGTAAGGATGAGGGGCCGAGCTGTGTGCGGGCCTGCCCTAAAGAGGCAATCTACCTTAAGGAGGTGGAGTAGATGAGACATCTTGTCATCGGAGCTTCCGCCGCCGGTATTCCCGCGGCGAGAAAGATCCGCGAACTGCGCCCGGACGATGAAATCACGGTAGTGGCGAAGGACGCCGCCGTTCACTCGCGCTGTATGCTCCACCATTTTCTTGGCGGACGGAAGAGCGCGGAGGAGATAAATTTTGCGGGCGCGGATTTTTTTGAGAAGAACAATATCCGCTTCATTGCGGAGGAGGAGATAACGTCCGTCCTTCCGGCGGAGAACTGCGCCGTCGGCAGGAAATCGGGCAAACTGCCCTATGACGCTCTGCTGATAACCACGGGGGCGCGTTTCTTCATCCCGCCGATCCCCGGCTTCCGGGAGGCGAAGAACGTCTATGGCCTGCGCGACCTCTCGGACGCGCAGAAGATAAAGGATGCCGCGCGCGGCGCGAAGGAATGCGTCATCGTCGGCTCTGGCCTCGTCGGCCTTGACGCCGCCTACGCCCTCTGCGAACTTGGTATCAAGTGCCGGGTCGTCGAGATGGAGGACCGCATCTGCCCGCTTCAGCTCGACGCCGTGGCCGCCGCCCCCTATCAGCGGCTCTTTGAGGAGGTCGGCTGTGAATTTTTTCTCGCGAAAAAGGCAGCCGGCTCCGAGGTGGATGATGGGGGCAGGATGCGCGTAGTGCTGCTTGAGAGCGGCGAACGGCTGCCTGCCGATTTTGTGATCGTTACGGCGGGAGTGCGCCCCAACATCGAATTTCTTGAGGGCAGCGGCGTCGTCACCGACCGCTGTGTGAAGGTCGACGACTATATGCGCACGAACATCGCCAACATATGGGCCGCGGGAGACGTCGCCGGGCTCTCTGGCATCTGGCCCAACGCCGCGCTGCAGGGGGAGACGGCGGCGCGCAATATCTGCGGCGGGGCGGTGAAGTATGCCGACCGCTACGCAATGAAAAATACGATGAATTTCTTTGGCCTGATGACGCTTTCGCTGGGGCCCAACACGGCGGAGGCTGGCGACGATGTGCTGGTCAGCGAATGGCGCCGTGGGTATACAAAGGCGGTCATACGCGGCGGCAGGCTTGCCCACCTTACGATGCAGGGCGATATTTCAAACACTGGATTCTGGCAGGAGCTTGTCAAGCGCGGCGTTAAGGTGAAGGACTCAGACAAGCCCCTGCACCGCCTGAGCTACGCGGACTTCTGGCACTATGACGAAGCGGACGGAGAGTACCGCTGGGATTAAAGATCTGTCGCTGGAGGTGCTGTCATCGTGAGGCCGGCATCTTCAATGCATCGGTTTGCGCCTCCGCTCCCATATGGAGGGACAGCGTTAGCGGTATCTCGGACAAAATAATTATGCTGAACCAGTTTGGCGCTCTTTGATCGTCAGCTAAATGCTATTGATGTTTGCTTTTTTTTGAAAAAGTGCTACAATTTAAGAGCTAATTCAGGAGAAATGACTGGAAGAGTGGGGTGTGCCCACTCTTCTTTTGTTACGGGAGGTGTTCTTTTTGAACCGGGAAAAATACAGCGAAATACACGGCGCCCTCTACCAGCGCGCCGAATCGCTCGGATATGAGTGCGCCGGCTTTGAGATAGTCTCGGAGGCGGGCATGGATATCCTCCGCCTGTACCTGGAAATGCCTGGCGGCATAGATATAGAGGACTGCGAGCGTGTCTCACGGGAGGTCAGCGAATACCTCGACACGATAGAGAGCGACCTGCCGGAAAGGTATTTTCTGGAGATCAGCTCTCCCGGCCTTGAGCGTCCGCTCTTCGTCATTGAGGATTATCGGCGCTTTGAAGGTAAAGAGGCGCAGATATATCTGAAAAAGGGAGGCCGCACGCTGAAGGGAGCACTTTCGGGAACTACGCCGGATGATGAGGTGATCATCACAACCTCCGAGGGAGAGCGGCGCATCTCGTTCGACGATATAAAACGGGCTCATCTAATCTATATTCCGCAGACGGGCCAGAAAAAAACCTTTAAAAAGATACCGAAAAAGAAAAAATAAACCGTTACCACGAAGGGAGTCGAATTGGAAAAATGCAGCTTGGAAAAGATTTTAAAAAGGTTCTCC
This genomic interval from Cloacibacillus sp. contains the following:
- the rimP gene encoding ribosome maturation factor RimP, whose translation is MNREKYSEIHGALYQRAESLGYECAGFEIVSEAGMDILRLYLEMPGGIDIEDCERVSREVSEYLDTIESDLPERYFLEISSPGLERPLFVIEDYRRFEGKEAQIYLKKGGRTLKGALSGTTPDDEVIITTSEGERRISFDDIKRAHLIYIPQTGQKKTFKKIPKKKK
- a CDS encoding 4Fe-4S dicluster domain-containing protein is translated as MKRIFIDADKCDGCMNCSLACMNAHRRDGIDNIYSLDLNDPENESRNFILQDGEKHYRPLFCRHCDEPMCVVSCMSGAMRKNPETGLVEYDEAKCGACYMCVMNCPYGVPKPDTATRSVVIKCDFCAGKDEGPSCVRACPKEAIYLKEVE
- the cooS gene encoding anaerobic carbon-monoxide dehydrogenase catalytic subunit gives rise to the protein MNQCFGCNTCKSADKPLESFIRSLPLEMSHHRVEGQSVKCGFGLQGVCCRLCSNGPCRVTPKAPKGICGATADVIVSRNFLRAVASGSGCYIHIVENTALNLKNTALAKGLIKGEKTLERLCGIFGVTAADKYGKALAVAEMVLADLYKPEYEKMALVKKLAYAPRYANWEKLGILPGGANAEIVKGVVKCSTNLNSDPVDMLLTCLKLGISTGLYGLTLTNLLNDVMLGEPEIRLALVGLGVIDPDYINIMITGHQHSCFSYLQDRLTDPDVTAKAIAAGAKGFRLVGCTCVGQDLQLRGAHYEEVFVGHAGNNYTSEAVLATGAIDAVLSEFNCTLPGIEPICEALNIKQICLDDVAKKSNAEYMPFIFASRESDSGRIIDAVIASYRARRGEVALNLLPEHGNQDTLTGVSEVSLKDFLGGNWKPLIDLIVSGEIKGVAGVVGCSNLTFGGHDVLTVELTKELIKRDIIVLSAGCSSGGLENCGLMSPAAAELAGPKLKAICKKLGIPPVLNFGPCLAIGRLEIVATELAAAIGIDLPQMPLVLSAPQWLEEQALADGAFGLALGLPLHLGEAPFITGSKVVVDVLTEQMKSLTGGQVIIDPDAVSAADKLEGIILEKRAALGI
- a CDS encoding FAD-dependent oxidoreductase — translated: MRHLVIGASAAGIPAARKIRELRPDDEITVVAKDAAVHSRCMLHHFLGGRKSAEEINFAGADFFEKNNIRFIAEEEITSVLPAENCAVGRKSGKLPYDALLITTGARFFIPPIPGFREAKNVYGLRDLSDAQKIKDAARGAKECVIVGSGLVGLDAAYALCELGIKCRVVEMEDRICPLQLDAVAAAPYQRLFEEVGCEFFLAKKAAGSEVDDGGRMRVVLLESGERLPADFVIVTAGVRPNIEFLEGSGVVTDRCVKVDDYMRTNIANIWAAGDVAGLSGIWPNAALQGETAARNICGGAVKYADRYAMKNTMNFFGLMTLSLGPNTAEAGDDVLVSEWRRGYTKAVIRGGRLAHLTMQGDISNTGFWQELVKRGVKVKDSDKPLHRLSYADFWHYDEADGEYRWD